The proteins below come from a single Mya arenaria isolate MELC-2E11 chromosome 8, ASM2691426v1 genomic window:
- the LOC128243208 gene encoding putative nuclease HARBI1, producing the protein MGYHSINTQIVFDGRDNIIDIVARWPGATHDSRMLRESGLHALFLGGHVPGDHSYLLGDSGYPCKRWLLTPYVNPQPGAQTRYNSAHKTTRSRVERGIGQLKRRWGILNGEIRLKPEKACKVIIACAVLHNICKRRNIPLLDILPNAAGQVMNQGVYAGPQEGLRYREFVAQSFF; encoded by the exons ATGGGTTACCATTCGATCAACACGCAG ATAGTCTTCGATGGCCGGGACAATATCATAGATATTGTTGCAAGATGGCCTGGTGCAACCCATGACAGCAGAATGCTTAGGGAAAGCGGACTCCATGCTTTGTTTCTAGGAGGGCATGTACCTGGTGACCACAGTTACCTACTGGGTGATAGTGGATACCCATGCAAAAGGTGGCTACTAACACCTTATGTAAATCCCCAACCAGGAGCCCAAACCCGCTACAACAG CGCTCATAAAACAACCCGTTCAAGAGTGGAACGCGGCATTGGCCAACTGAAAAGGAGGTGGGGAATCCTGAACGGGGAAATACGATTAAAACCAGAAAAGGCGTGCAA GGTTATCATTGCATGTGCTGTTTTGCACAACATTTGTAAGCGGCGCAACATTCCATTGCTTGACATTTTACCGAATGCAGCAGGTCAAGTGATGAACCAGGGCGTATATGCAGGGCCCCAAGAAGGGTTGCGTTACAGGGAATTTGTAGCccaatcatttttttga